In Sphaerospermopsis torques-reginae ITEP-024, the genomic window TTCCGGTATGGACTTTGTTACCACTGCGCCCGCACCAATAATGGCATTTTCACCGATATAAACACCGGGAAGCACCACTGCACCGGCACCAATAAAGACACTATGAGCAATTTTGATATCACCACAAAGGGTTACACCGGGTGCTATAAAGCTATGTGAACTAATTACGCAGTCATGATCAATGACGGCTCCTGTATTAACAACGGTATTTTCTCCTAAAGTAACTCCTGGTTGCACAATCGCCCCGGCCATAATTTGACAACCTTCACCCAACTTCACCGTACTACTAACGATGGCTGATGGGTGTTGGATAGACTTAAAGGTAAAACCCCGGTCTTTCATAGTGTTAAATATCAGCCGTCGTTTGGATATGTAAGGATTAGCCCCTAACCCATTTGCTAAATAGGTTTGAGTGATGGACTCATTATTTAAATAGTCATCTCCCCCTAAAATAGGAACTCCCAAAACTTCCGTAAGTTGGGATTGAGGAGCTAGAACTCCCGTAACTTGGATATGACTAGCAAGAAGGGTATCTAAGACAACTTTTCCGTGACCTCCCGCACCTAAAATATAAACTGCTTTAAGCATTTAAAATTTCGTCAACGCTATAGTTATACGTGGCAAGTTGTCCTAACACTTGCCAGTATTGAAAGGGAGAAACCCCTGTACCCGGTCGCTTACAAGTCACATTGTCTTCTGTAAACACCTCACCCCGGGTAATTGCTTGAGCTGCTACCAAACTTTTACGAGCGACATCACGGTTTTTCCACTCTGAGGGTGTGGGGCGTT contains:
- a CDS encoding acetyltransferase — protein: MLKAVYILGAGGHGKVVLDTLLASHIQVTGVLAPQSQLTEVLGVPILGGDDYLNNESITQTYLANGLGANPYISKRRLIFNTMKDRGFTFKSIQHPSAIVSSTVKLGEGCQIMAGAIVQPGVTLGENTVVNTGAVIDHDCVISSHSFIAPGVTLCGDIKIAHSVFIGAGAVVLPGVYIGENAIIGAGAVVTKSIPERSIVVGNPAVKIGTNHE